One window of the Sciurus carolinensis chromosome 8, mSciCar1.2, whole genome shotgun sequence genome contains the following:
- the Hpd gene encoding 4-hydroxyphenylpyruvate dioxygenase, producing the protein MTTYSDKGAKPERGRFVHFHSVTFWVGNAKQAASFYCSKMGFEPLAYRGLETGSREVVSHVVKQGQIVFVFSSALNPWNREMGDHLVKHGDGVKDIAFQVEDCDYIVQKARERGAKIVREPWVEEDKFGKVKFAVLQTYGDTTHTLVESMSYAGRFLPGFEAPVLKDSLLPKLPKCGLEIIDHVVGNQPDQEMLPASEWYLRNLQFHRFWSVDDTQVHTEYSSLRSIVVTNYEETIKMPINEPAMGRKKSQIQEYVDYNGGAGVQHIALKTQDIISAIRNLRERGVEFLSVPSTYYKQLRENLKTAKIRVKESIDVLEELKILVDYDEKGYLLQIFTKPMQDRPTLFLEVIQRHNHQGFGAGNFNSLFKAFEEEQAMRGNLTDLETNGVVSGM; encoded by the exons ATG aCGACTTATAGTGACAAAGGAGCAAAG cccGAGAGAGGCCGATTCGTTCACTTCCACTCTGTGACCTTCTGGGTTGGCAACGCCAAGCAG GCTGCCTCCTTCTACTGCAGCAAGATGGGCTTTGAGCCACTCGCCTACAGGGGCCTGGAGACAGGCTCCCGGGAGGTGGTCAGCCACGTGGTCAAGCAAGGACAG ATTGTGTTTGTCTTCTCCTCTGCGCTCAACCCCTGGAACAGAG AGATGGGTGACCACCTGGTGAAACATGGGGACGGTGTGAAGGACATCGCGTTCCAGGTGGAAGACTGTGACTACATTGTGCAG AAAGCCCGGGAACGGGGAGCCAAAATAGTGCGGGAGCCCTGGGTGGAGGAAGACAAGttcgggaaggtgaagtttgctgTGCTGCAGACG TATGGGGACACCACACACACCCTGGTGGAGAGCATGAGCTACGCTGGCCGGTTCCTGCCTGGATTCGAGGCCCCAGTCCTCAAGGACTCGCTGCTTCCCAAGCT GCCCAAGTGTGGGCTGGAGATCATCGATCACGTTGTAGGAAATCAACCTGATCAGGAGATGCTGCCTGCCTCAGAATG GTACCTGCGGAACCTCCAGTTCCACCGCTTCTGGTCTGTGGAtgacacacaggtacacacagaaTACAGCTCTCTGCGCTCCATTGTGGTGACCAACTACGAGGAGACCATCAAGATGCCCATCAACGAGCCCGCAATGGGCAGGAAGAAGTCCCAGATCCAG GAATACGTGGACTATAACGGGGGAGCTGGGGTCCAGCACATCGCTCTCAAGACCCAGGACATCATCTCAGCG ATTCGCAACTTGAGAGAGAGAGGCGTGGAGTTCCTGAGTGTTCCATCGACATACTACAAGCAGCTTCGGGAGAATCTCAAGACAGCCAAGATCCGGGTGAAGGAGAGCATCGACGTGCTGGAG GAGCTGAAAATCCTAGTGGATTACGATGAGAAAGGCTACCTCCTGCAGATCTTCACCAAACCCATGCAGGACCGGCCCACACTCTTCCTGGAAGTCATCCAGCGCCACAACCACCAG GGATTTGGAGCCGGCAACTTCAACTCGCTGTTCAAGGCTTTTGAGGAGGAGCAGGCGATGCGAGGCAACCTCACCGACTTGGAGACCAATGGGGTGGTGTCCGGCATGTAG